One genomic window of Thermococcus indicus includes the following:
- a CDS encoding peptide transporter, translating into MVKTEIKEKRKKKGETTPLPGYYQKFKSYGLPLIALLLAYLGFKLRNITSNYKTFLDPDTFFHYEMYRQAITEWIPKYFAYADPPAGVKAGGYLGLYTVQAIFYKIVSIFGYDQLGAFKLWPPFVGAMTIIAVYFLGKKLHSSWAGLWAAAFMMFSYANFSKTYSGNNRGEGPFMMFFLYAVLFLLIYLDEKKWNWKKVAGGVLFLITSVLYMAVWTGSQFGVGILLLFAGLTVVVFFTFGMMDALKRFVGDFFPLFGLSLVMGLAFSYTRLVGIRSFLVFAIEGLVALSALVAIMIYGERIGLNYSDKKHRFGTIIAIAILGFLAFYGYFGRDLLKFLGSASQSNPLYQTVAELARTDWKTIAAYYSVKSNDAIIFILSVAGFITVAARFVRKLVKNDLTGHREIFMVSYYAGSLYLLLLAVRFVFQASGAILLMAGVAIGEAFLFVENMKESATTKALYAILLIILFLPLPIIGAQYTGNIAKSTAKGQGSVPADWMNTLNWLKENSHPLDSATSWWDYGYWIESSLLSHRRSATDGGHAYDRRYIVADFFSHYGNESEQDFEAWELNYLIVWQQDIYKFNAISYLGGAITYGEYRNAPMFQVVPMQYIQYANESGKIVVYINTGQAAYQPVMTVDLLDGRIINGRGDIPYVLYLSGNYGLLVYHKIAFSNFVRLAFHIPYSFEPWDAQKLFANFKPVHNDGGVSTYEFRPFAVYRIDKYENGTWKAFYSTTGGGKLPLGEQKLRLWISAFGRDVKDATLIFEAYNGTELIKRETLAEGLSINHLNESPVEVSLFVPNATGYRFILVQDGPVGVLNGEPKVDGKVANPSYILDEGQSGQLELKAAFRKDYSDVELALRASIVYYVAPNGKDIEKDEFYLEPHQDIITYVPVKELSVKAGDNVIRAQASMPSDVFSAYIEKLYQEYGEDKVVIVKKRVEPVFITKKEYVIWEG; encoded by the coding sequence ATGGTGAAAACAGAGATTAAGGAAAAGCGGAAGAAAAAAGGGGAAACCACTCCCCTCCCTGGGTACTATCAAAAGTTCAAGAGCTACGGCCTTCCGCTGATAGCACTCCTGCTCGCATATCTGGGCTTCAAACTGAGAAACATAACCTCGAACTACAAGACCTTCCTTGACCCAGATACGTTCTTTCACTACGAGATGTACAGGCAGGCCATAACCGAGTGGATTCCCAAGTATTTCGCCTACGCCGACCCGCCGGCAGGAGTAAAAGCAGGCGGCTACCTCGGTCTCTACACGGTCCAAGCAATATTTTACAAAATCGTATCCATATTCGGCTACGACCAGCTGGGAGCGTTCAAGCTCTGGCCCCCGTTCGTTGGGGCAATGACCATTATAGCAGTTTATTTCCTTGGAAAGAAGCTCCACTCCAGCTGGGCCGGCCTCTGGGCAGCCGCGTTTATGATGTTCTCCTACGCCAACTTCAGCAAGACCTACTCCGGCAACAACCGCGGTGAAGGTCCGTTCATGATGTTCTTCCTCTACGCGGTGCTTTTCCTCCTGATATACCTCGATGAGAAGAAGTGGAACTGGAAAAAGGTAGCGGGAGGGGTCCTCTTCCTCATAACTAGCGTTCTCTACATGGCGGTCTGGACCGGAAGCCAGTTCGGTGTCGGAATTCTGCTCCTCTTTGCAGGGCTTACAGTGGTGGTCTTTTTCACCTTCGGAATGATGGACGCCCTTAAAAGGTTCGTGGGGGACTTTTTCCCGCTCTTTGGGCTTTCCCTTGTTATGGGACTGGCGTTCTCGTACACCAGGCTAGTGGGCATCAGAAGCTTCCTCGTGTTTGCTATTGAGGGCCTTGTAGCCCTGAGCGCTCTTGTCGCAATAATGATCTACGGCGAGCGGATAGGCCTCAACTACTCCGACAAGAAGCACCGGTTTGGAACCATCATCGCCATAGCAATCCTTGGGTTCCTGGCTTTCTATGGCTACTTCGGCAGAGACCTGCTCAAGTTCCTCGGAAGCGCCTCCCAGTCCAACCCCCTCTACCAGACGGTTGCTGAGCTCGCCAGGACGGACTGGAAGACGATAGCAGCTTACTACAGCGTCAAGAGCAATGACGCCATAATCTTCATACTATCCGTCGCCGGATTCATTACAGTGGCTGCGAGGTTCGTGAGGAAGCTCGTTAAAAACGACCTGACAGGCCACAGGGAGATATTCATGGTGTCATACTACGCCGGCTCCCTCTACCTGCTCCTGCTCGCGGTTCGCTTCGTGTTCCAGGCTTCGGGAGCCATACTCCTCATGGCAGGCGTTGCGATAGGCGAGGCGTTCCTCTTCGTGGAGAACATGAAGGAGAGCGCCACGACCAAGGCCCTCTACGCAATCCTGCTGATAATCCTGTTCCTGCCACTGCCCATAATCGGGGCCCAGTACACCGGCAACATCGCCAAAAGCACGGCCAAGGGGCAGGGTTCCGTACCCGCGGACTGGATGAACACCCTCAACTGGCTGAAGGAGAACAGCCACCCGCTCGACAGCGCAACGAGCTGGTGGGACTACGGCTACTGGATTGAGTCAAGCCTCCTCAGCCACAGGCGCTCCGCCACGGACGGTGGTCACGCCTACGACAGGCGTTACATAGTCGCGGACTTCTTCTCCCACTACGGCAACGAGAGCGAGCAGGACTTCGAGGCCTGGGAGCTTAACTACCTTATAGTCTGGCAGCAGGACATATACAAGTTCAACGCCATAAGCTACCTCGGTGGTGCCATAACCTACGGAGAATACCGGAACGCACCGATGTTTCAGGTTGTACCAATGCAGTACATTCAGTATGCCAATGAGAGCGGAAAGATAGTGGTGTACATAAACACCGGCCAGGCAGCATATCAGCCCGTCATGACGGTTGATCTCTTGGACGGCAGGATAATAAACGGCAGGGGAGACATACCCTACGTCCTCTATCTCTCCGGCAACTACGGCCTCCTGGTGTACCACAAGATAGCTTTCAGCAACTTCGTCAGGCTCGCCTTCCACATTCCGTACTCCTTCGAGCCGTGGGACGCTCAGAAGCTCTTCGCCAACTTCAAGCCGGTCCACAATGACGGTGGAGTTTCCACCTACGAGTTCAGGCCGTTCGCGGTTTACAGAATTGACAAGTACGAGAACGGCACCTGGAAGGCCTTCTACAGCACGACTGGAGGAGGAAAACTCCCGCTCGGAGAGCAGAAGCTCAGACTCTGGATTTCGGCCTTCGGCAGGGACGTTAAGGACGCGACGCTCATCTTCGAGGCCTACAACGGAACCGAGCTCATCAAGAGGGAGACCCTCGCCGAGGGCCTCAGCATAAACCACCTCAACGAGAGCCCGGTCGAGGTCAGCCTCTTCGTGCCGAACGCCACGGGCTACCGCTTCATCCTGGTTCAGGACGGCCCCGTTGGGGTGCTCAACGGCGAGCCCAAGGTGGACGGGAAGGTCGCCAATCCGAGCTACATACTCGACGAAGGGCAGAGCGGCCAGCTCGAGCTTAAGGCTGCGTTCAGGAAGGACTACAGCGACGTGGAGCTTGCACTCAGGGCGAGCATAGTTTACTACGTCGCCCCCAACGGCAAGGACATAGAAAAGGACGAATTCTACCTCGAGCCCCACCAGGACATCATAACTTACGTTCCGGTCAAGGAGCTGAGCGTCAAGGCCGGCGACAACGTGATAAGGGCGCAGGCATCGATGCCGTCCGATGTTTTCAGTGCGTACATCGAGAAGCTCTACCAGGAGTACGGAGAGGACAAGGTTGTCATAGTCAAGAAGCGCGTGGAGCCGGTGTTCATAACGAAGAAGGAGTACGTAATCTGGGAGGGCTGA
- a CDS encoding ParB/RepB/Spo0J family partition protein, producing MRRIRLITREEAFKRAEHIMNEYRAAYGIDFEIEHSFLPVELLVPTQAELSEVKLLVVLEEIKHGYDAPITVIPYGGRYYILDGHHRAFALWKLGFREVEALVLRPKVRFLPGVVRTAEKSGLKDLGGVKIVRD from the coding sequence TTGAGGAGAATACGGCTCATAACCCGCGAGGAGGCGTTTAAACGCGCGGAGCACATAATGAACGAATACAGGGCGGCCTACGGTATCGATTTTGAGATAGAGCATTCTTTCCTACCTGTGGAGCTTCTCGTCCCAACACAGGCGGAGCTCAGTGAGGTGAAGCTTCTCGTGGTGCTGGAGGAGATAAAACACGGGTACGATGCCCCGATAACGGTCATACCCTACGGGGGGCGCTACTATATCCTCGACGGCCACCACAGGGCCTTTGCCCTCTGGAAGCTGGGCTTCAGGGAGGTGGAGGCGCTCGTGCTAAGGCCGAAGGTTCGGTTCCTGCCGGGGGTTGTGAGGACCGCGGAGAAGAGCGGGCTTAAGGACCTTGGAGGGGTAAAAATAGTCAGGGATTAG
- a CDS encoding MTH1187 family thiamine-binding protein, producing MAVAELCLFPLGTESPSVGEYLRPVIDVIASSGLKYQVCPMGTVVEGPVDEILELVKRCHRAILEAGAKRVVISLKIDDRVDKPLTIEGKVGV from the coding sequence ATGGCGGTCGCGGAGCTCTGCCTCTTCCCGCTCGGCACGGAGAGTCCCAGCGTCGGGGAGTACCTGCGTCCGGTTATCGACGTTATAGCCTCCAGCGGGCTGAAGTACCAAGTCTGTCCGATGGGGACGGTGGTGGAGGGTCCGGTGGATGAGATCCTCGAACTGGTTAAAAGATGCCACAGGGCGATTCTGGAAGCTGGGGCAAAGCGCGTCGTGATAAGCCTCAAAATCGACGACCGCGTTGATAAGCCGCTGACAATCGAGGGCAAGGTGGGCGTCTGA
- a CDS encoding MoaD/ThiS family protein — translation MRVKFYATFREIIGKKEIEVHGVRTVHELIDYLAEHYTPEIKRQLLGTPRVGPDKPIDGMVLVNGHNVLHLKGLDTELNEEDVVHIFPPAGGG, via the coding sequence ATGCGGGTGAAGTTTTACGCAACCTTCAGGGAGATAATTGGGAAAAAGGAGATTGAGGTTCACGGGGTGAGGACCGTCCACGAGCTCATAGATTACCTCGCCGAGCATTATACTCCGGAGATAAAGAGGCAGCTCCTTGGAACGCCCCGCGTCGGCCCGGATAAGCCCATAGACGGCATGGTCCTCGTCAACGGTCACAACGTTCTTCACCTCAAGGGCCTCGATACCGAGCTGAACGAGGAAGATGTGGTTCACATATTCCCTCCCGCGGGGGGTGGTTGA
- a CDS encoding adenylate kinase: MNILLFGPPGSGKSTHAKRIVERYGLTYISSGDIIRSEIEKRTALGVEMDNYLSRGELIPDTIVNTLIISKLRRQRHNFILDGYPRTPEQVITLENYLYDHGIKLDLAMEIFVDLKTSIERISGRRICSSCGAVYHVRFNPPKREGICDLCGGRLVQRKDDMPEIVERRYSIYAKNMEPIIKFYRGKGIYVRVDGNGGVEEVWKRIRPLLDYISSRESLFQGRS, translated from the coding sequence GTGAACATACTCCTCTTTGGTCCTCCTGGGAGTGGAAAGAGCACCCATGCCAAAAGGATAGTCGAGCGCTACGGTCTGACGTATATCTCCTCGGGGGACATAATCCGCTCGGAGATCGAAAAGAGAACCGCCCTTGGCGTTGAGATGGACAACTACCTGTCGAGGGGTGAGCTGATACCCGACACGATAGTGAACACCCTGATAATATCAAAGCTCCGCAGGCAGAGACACAACTTTATCCTCGATGGATACCCACGAACTCCCGAACAGGTGATAACCCTCGAGAACTACCTCTATGATCATGGAATCAAGCTGGACCTTGCGATGGAGATATTCGTAGACCTGAAAACAAGCATCGAGAGGATCTCGGGCAGGAGGATATGCTCCAGCTGCGGTGCCGTCTATCACGTTAGGTTCAATCCACCAAAGCGGGAAGGTATATGTGACCTTTGCGGGGGACGGCTTGTTCAAAGAAAGGACGACATGCCTGAGATCGTCGAGCGCAGATACAGCATATACGCAAAAAACATGGAACCGATAATAAAGTTCTACAGGGGGAAGGGAATATACGTCAGAGTGGACGGGAACGGGGGAGTGGAAGAGGTGTGGAAGAGGATACGTCCTCTACTGGATTACATCAGTTCTCGGGAGTCCCTTTTCCAAGGACGCTCATAA
- the moaC gene encoding cyclic pyranopterin monophosphate synthase MoaC, protein MELTHVDEKGVKMVEVGHKTEVFRKATARGRIKLKPETIELIKSGKTQKGNVIATAQIAGILAVKKTPELIPLCHPIPLTGVDISFEFGDDYIEATCEVRATYKTGVEMEALTGVTAALLTIWDMVKAVEKDENGQYPFTRIEGIHVVEKVKGTNQSLQ, encoded by the coding sequence ATGGAGTTGACCCATGTTGATGAAAAGGGCGTTAAGATGGTGGAGGTCGGCCATAAGACGGAAGTTTTCAGGAAGGCCACCGCCAGGGGCAGGATAAAACTGAAGCCCGAGACCATCGAGCTGATAAAATCCGGGAAGACGCAGAAGGGGAACGTCATAGCCACCGCCCAGATAGCGGGAATCCTGGCCGTTAAGAAAACGCCCGAGCTGATTCCGCTCTGCCACCCGATACCGCTCACTGGGGTTGATATCTCCTTCGAGTTCGGTGATGACTACATAGAGGCCACCTGCGAGGTTCGCGCCACCTACAAGACGGGGGTTGAGATGGAAGCCCTAACCGGCGTTACCGCCGCCCTGCTGACGATTTGGGACATGGTAAAAGCCGTCGAGAAGGATGAGAACGGCCAGTATCCGTTCACGAGGATCGAGGGCATTCACGTGGTCGAGAAGGTGAAAGGAACGAATCAATCCCTGCAGTAG
- a CDS encoding ABC transporter permease codes for MSVKAINIAMKDFEVSIRTRKFQIIIALFAIISLGMIYSSKRLGISADLYKTPFQMLFLSSFSNAFNYSVALLGILLGVTAINEEIEKGTLKLVASRPVYRDEIIAGKLLGGLLTLSVALALFYILTVAFALISGVPITRDDLMKFLATFPFSTLYGLVFLSLGLLISTLIKESKNALIMSIFLFVFFGFLLSVIAGIVAFAVAGLPPVPNIPENTTDLTEDQLQEIFLKDPAYQAWLTKLTITAERILYISPNYHYQEIIRMLFGGRPQISDIISALAYEQSVVEERSIVESLELVWENIATLLVMLILPFAMAYTKFMKADLR; via the coding sequence ATGAGTGTGAAAGCCATCAATATAGCGATGAAGGATTTCGAGGTCAGTATCAGAACAAGAAAATTTCAAATAATAATAGCTCTCTTTGCAATAATCTCTCTGGGGATGATTTACAGCTCAAAAAGACTTGGAATAAGTGCGGACTTATATAAAACGCCTTTCCAAATGCTCTTTCTCTCAAGCTTCTCCAATGCGTTCAACTACTCAGTGGCTTTGTTGGGAATTCTCCTCGGAGTAACTGCAATAAACGAAGAAATTGAAAAAGGAACCCTGAAATTGGTAGCTTCAAGGCCAGTATATAGGGACGAAATAATTGCTGGCAAGCTCCTGGGGGGTTTGTTAACCCTTAGCGTAGCCCTAGCGTTGTTCTATATCTTAACAGTGGCTTTTGCACTAATCTCAGGAGTTCCAATAACCAGGGATGACCTGATGAAGTTTTTAGCAACTTTTCCCTTCAGCACGCTCTATGGATTAGTTTTCTTGAGCTTAGGGCTGTTAATTTCAACGCTCATTAAAGAATCTAAAAATGCTCTAATAATGTCAATTTTCCTGTTTGTCTTCTTTGGCTTTTTACTTTCAGTAATCGCTGGGATAGTAGCATTTGCAGTGGCTGGCTTGCCTCCAGTTCCCAACATCCCGGAGAACACTACAGATCTAACCGAAGATCAACTTCAGGAGATATTCCTTAAAGACCCAGCATATCAGGCATGGTTAACCAAACTGACAATAACAGCGGAGAGAATCCTTTATATCTCTCCAAACTATCATTATCAGGAGATAATCAGGATGCTCTTTGGAGGAAGGCCTCAAATTAGCGATATAATATCGGCCTTAGCTTATGAGCAGAGTGTCGTGGAGGAAAGGTCAATCGTAGAGAGCCTTGAACTGGTGTGGGAAAATATCGCCACACTACTTGTTATGCTCATTTTGCCTTTTGCAATGGCTTATACAAAGTTCATGAAAGCTGATTTGAGGTGA
- a CDS encoding ABC transporter ATP-binding protein, with the protein MYAIEIENLAKSYGNSKAVDDLSLNVHQGDVFGFLGPNGAGKTTTILSMLGLVIPDSGTVKILGYDIFRDPIKVKDRIGFLPENATVYGELTAWKNLEFFANFYRMSNAEKEKRIGELLKLVGLWDARYRKAKTFSKGMKQRLLLAQALINEPDVLILDEPTSGLDPEGAYLVKSIVREERRKGKTVFFSSHILSEVEELSDRVGIIVGGKLRAVGTLEEIKREFMELEGYEIKVETKQPIPELDLDGIIRMERISNNRAIIFATDDIREAVSEYLAGRGITIVSLEIEEPSLEDVFLKTIYRRGEK; encoded by the coding sequence ATGTACGCTATAGAGATTGAAAACCTCGCGAAGAGTTATGGGAATTCTAAAGCTGTCGACGATTTAAGTTTGAATGTGCATCAGGGAGATGTTTTTGGATTTCTTGGACCAAACGGCGCTGGAAAAACTACGACGATACTAAGCATGTTGGGTCTAGTAATCCCTGACAGTGGAACAGTAAAAATATTGGGATACGACATCTTTAGAGATCCCATAAAAGTTAAGGATAGAATTGGGTTTCTCCCGGAGAATGCCACTGTCTATGGCGAGCTCACCGCTTGGAAGAACCTCGAATTCTTCGCAAACTTTTACAGAATGAGCAACGCTGAGAAGGAAAAGCGCATAGGGGAGCTTCTCAAGCTGGTCGGTCTGTGGGACGCCAGGTACAGAAAGGCCAAGACTTTCTCCAAGGGTATGAAGCAGCGCCTTCTCCTCGCGCAGGCGCTGATAAACGAACCGGACGTGCTCATCCTCGACGAGCCGACCAGCGGACTCGACCCGGAGGGAGCGTATCTGGTGAAGAGCATAGTGAGGGAAGAAAGGCGCAAGGGGAAAACAGTCTTTTTCTCGTCCCACATACTGAGCGAGGTTGAGGAGCTGAGCGACAGGGTGGGGATCATCGTCGGTGGCAAGCTCAGGGCCGTTGGAACGCTGGAGGAGATAAAGAGGGAGTTCATGGAGCTCGAGGGCTACGAGATAAAGGTTGAGACCAAACAGCCAATTCCGGAGCTTGATCTTGACGGAATAATAAGGATGGAGAGGATTTCCAACAACAGGGCCATAATATTTGCCACGGACGATATAAGGGAAGCCGTATCCGAGTATCTCGCCGGTAGGGGGATAACCATTGTCAGTCTTGAAATAGAGGAGCCGAGCCTTGAGGACGTGTTCCTGAAGACAATCTACCGGAGGGGGGAGAAATGA
- a CDS encoding NEW3 domain-containing protein, whose translation MKKVALAVLMLLVVSTLPMVSSEPWIKVFEGRVKVGESLVIGNYTIEVTLEKPTMEPCAIVYRGKDILDIARQYEVKTTGDLRVVVGSHDSSRDDVLLLVYYKSTEVRELKPSPGGVFSVNGYRVKVVSSAENEVVLDINGSRLSVGSNSTRTYESLAFAYNNSILKVYAVTVKPTLEANGDYEVYYPFNEVTLPPSGEADIPITVHNTRNEELTLLVNVLEFPKGWKVTVVGGNGYAVGSINVQPGGSTTLTLHVEVPDSYEGTGSVVVTVGDHVVTLKISVVAEGSLKVDVPVTVVEVEAGETVEFPVKITGGKAQLVSLSVDGMPSGWSAYFLLGDKRVRTLSLDGAVQVFLVVEVPRNASVGNHWVDFSVGGNEKRVGIYVYKTHRGEPGEIEVTVRDEEGNAVKGAKIVAGDKKILTDAYGKAKLKVPPGKYELRVEKEGYEGTTEALSIDDGEKKSLEVTLTKLPYYFQVEGEGDTLTVSTGSVGSYSLTIKNLGKNEDTYSLSVRGLPEEWSVEFYYAQSPVRSVRINPGESKDVTLRIIPPYNALPGDHNLTVVIRGSDGEKTVELLVKLIGEYEFHMYPDNPVVSIKAGREGVTYVSLDNTGTAPVTNVKFEVSTPQGWEVRVVPEVVPELGSMYISRPSGSEVISSTQRITLTIKVPKTTPAGTYQITITGKGDQAQASTQITVRVTQSSKSAYIGVLILILTFGVVIWMMRRVGRR comes from the coding sequence ATGAAAAAGGTTGCGCTGGCCGTTTTAATGCTCCTGGTTGTTTCAACCCTCCCAATGGTCAGTTCCGAGCCGTGGATAAAGGTTTTTGAAGGCCGGGTAAAGGTGGGGGAGAGTCTGGTTATCGGAAATTACACTATTGAGGTTACGCTGGAGAAACCCACCATGGAGCCGTGTGCCATAGTTTACCGGGGGAAGGATATTCTCGACATAGCAAGGCAGTACGAAGTTAAAACCACAGGGGATCTAAGGGTCGTGGTGGGGAGCCACGACAGCTCCCGCGATGATGTTCTGTTGCTGGTGTACTACAAATCCACTGAGGTTAGGGAGCTTAAACCTTCTCCGGGCGGGGTCTTCAGCGTGAATGGATACAGGGTAAAGGTTGTATCCTCAGCCGAGAATGAGGTGGTTCTGGACATCAACGGAAGCCGTTTGAGCGTTGGTTCCAACTCCACCAGAACTTATGAATCGCTGGCCTTCGCCTACAACAATTCAATACTTAAAGTGTACGCCGTGACTGTAAAACCCACCCTTGAAGCGAACGGGGATTACGAGGTTTACTATCCGTTCAACGAGGTAACCCTTCCGCCCTCGGGAGAGGCGGACATTCCCATCACCGTTCACAATACCAGAAATGAAGAGCTCACGCTCCTCGTAAATGTTCTGGAGTTCCCGAAGGGATGGAAAGTTACTGTTGTTGGGGGCAACGGCTATGCGGTTGGCTCCATCAACGTTCAGCCAGGAGGATCCACAACCCTCACCCTCCACGTTGAAGTTCCGGATTCCTACGAGGGAACGGGAAGTGTGGTCGTAACAGTGGGGGACCATGTGGTAACCCTAAAGATTTCCGTCGTTGCGGAGGGCTCCCTGAAGGTTGATGTCCCCGTAACCGTCGTGGAGGTGGAGGCCGGAGAGACCGTCGAGTTCCCTGTAAAAATCACCGGGGGAAAGGCTCAGCTGGTTAGCCTGAGCGTCGACGGGATGCCATCTGGATGGAGCGCCTACTTCCTCTTGGGGGACAAGAGGGTCAGAACGCTGTCCCTGGACGGTGCCGTCCAGGTTTTCCTGGTGGTGGAAGTTCCCAGGAATGCGAGCGTTGGAAACCACTGGGTGGACTTTTCAGTTGGTGGAAACGAAAAACGCGTCGGAATCTACGTCTACAAAACCCACAGGGGAGAGCCGGGAGAAATCGAGGTAACGGTCAGGGACGAGGAAGGAAACGCCGTGAAAGGTGCGAAAATAGTGGCCGGTGACAAGAAGATTCTAACCGATGCCTACGGAAAAGCCAAGCTCAAAGTGCCTCCTGGGAAATACGAGCTGAGGGTGGAAAAGGAAGGCTACGAAGGCACCACCGAGGCGCTGAGCATTGACGATGGGGAGAAGAAAAGCCTTGAAGTGACCCTGACCAAGTTGCCCTACTACTTCCAGGTCGAGGGCGAGGGGGATACACTCACTGTCTCCACTGGATCCGTAGGCTCGTACTCGCTGACCATAAAGAATCTCGGAAAGAACGAGGATACCTACTCCTTATCGGTTAGGGGGCTTCCCGAGGAGTGGTCCGTCGAGTTTTACTACGCCCAGAGTCCCGTTAGGAGTGTGAGGATAAATCCTGGGGAATCAAAGGACGTGACGCTGAGGATAATACCCCCTTACAACGCCCTCCCAGGCGACCACAACCTCACCGTCGTCATCAGGGGTTCGGATGGCGAAAAGACGGTCGAGCTCCTTGTGAAGCTCATCGGTGAGTACGAATTCCACATGTACCCCGACAATCCAGTGGTGAGCATAAAAGCCGGGCGCGAGGGAGTCACGTACGTTTCGTTGGACAACACGGGCACTGCTCCAGTAACCAACGTGAAATTCGAGGTCAGCACTCCCCAGGGATGGGAGGTGAGGGTGGTTCCGGAGGTTGTTCCGGAGCTGGGCTCGATGTACATCAGTCGCCCAAGCGGTTCAGAGGTGATTTCGAGCACCCAGAGAATAACGCTCACCATAAAGGTTCCAAAAACGACACCCGCCGGGACGTATCAGATCACCATCACGGGCAAAGGAGATCAGGCGCAGGCCAGCACCCAGATAACGGTAAGGGTGACCCAGAGCTCAAAGTCCGCCTACATCGGAGTCCTGATACTCATCCTCACTTTCGGCGTCGTGATATGGATGATGAGGAGGGTCGGCAGGAGATGA
- a CDS encoding ABC transporter permease, whose protein sequence is MSVVNIATKELYTAVKSKRFVILISIYVLFLLLLAYSIKDDVTRFTEPSVGYNNLGLFGAGGNMYMTPLSFMLSVNFTFFTILGAIMGAALGADAINRELETGTVRVLLGHPVYRDEVINGKFLGNAILLSVVVFSGYVFTVAFLMILGIPLDGESVFRGFLAFLVTLIYTLVFLSFSLLLSTVFRKSESSMLVAIGTAVFMTMIYGLLVSLIAEHLAGEMPPYGTPAFEAWKEGVKLWEGRLHFINPAHHYASLMMAVFSGDPAANYYTPMGEAFALAINNLAMLMVFLLLPFAVAYVRFMTQDLR, encoded by the coding sequence ATGAGCGTCGTCAATATAGCCACAAAGGAGCTTTACACCGCCGTCAAGAGCAAACGTTTCGTTATTTTAATCTCCATATACGTCCTCTTTCTTCTTTTGCTGGCCTATTCAATCAAGGACGATGTGACGAGGTTCACCGAGCCTTCCGTCGGTTACAACAACCTGGGACTGTTTGGGGCTGGGGGCAACATGTACATGACCCCCCTATCGTTCATGCTCTCGGTGAACTTCACCTTCTTCACGATACTCGGCGCGATAATGGGGGCGGCCCTGGGGGCGGATGCAATCAACAGGGAACTGGAGACGGGAACGGTTCGCGTGTTGCTGGGCCATCCGGTTTACAGGGACGAGGTCATAAACGGGAAGTTCCTCGGCAATGCCATTCTCCTTTCCGTGGTCGTGTTCTCAGGTTACGTATTCACGGTGGCCTTTTTGATGATACTTGGCATTCCCCTGGACGGTGAATCCGTGTTCAGGGGTTTTCTGGCTTTTCTGGTCACGCTGATATACACCCTCGTGTTCCTGAGCTTCTCACTCCTCCTCTCGACGGTGTTCAGAAAGTCCGAGAGCTCCATGCTTGTGGCAATTGGAACCGCCGTTTTCATGACGATGATATACGGCCTTCTGGTATCGCTGATCGCGGAACACCTCGCCGGGGAGATGCCCCCGTATGGAACCCCGGCTTTTGAGGCCTGGAAGGAGGGGGTAAAACTGTGGGAGGGGCGACTCCACTTCATAAACCCCGCCCACCATTACGCTTCCCTCATGATGGCAGTGTTCTCAGGCGACCCCGCCGCCAACTACTACACTCCCATGGGGGAGGCATTTGCACTCGCCATCAACAACCTGGCCATGCTGATGGTCTTTCTGCTTCTTCCCTTTGCAGTGGCGTACGTCAGATTCATGACGCAGGATCTTCGTTAG